One genomic region from Athalia rosae chromosome 3, iyAthRosa1.1, whole genome shotgun sequence encodes:
- the LOC105691809 gene encoding testis-specific serine/threonine-protein kinase 3-like, with amino-acid sequence MLRCMRGKPNDGLSLKIPSHRSTSYLDPDSATALLQDEGYTFGQTIGEGSYCKVKVVYRLTKGNQIRKIACKIINKYKASSDFVAKFLPRELFLVRGLRHPNIVAVLDVLNTPQHVYLFMDLCEKGDLLEHIRAKGALAESRSRHFFRQIVSAVQHLHSLDIAHRDLKCENILLATEDQVKIADFGFARWCHNDKGHRILSETFCGSAAYAAPEILQGTMYNPKMYDSWSLGCILFIMLTASMPFDDASIPKMMKAQTNRQINFPDKIDIGSAVCQLILHLLEPDVTRRATVRQITRSHWLRHPPNKVLCDSVDRAIDSLLK; translated from the exons ATGTTACGTTGTATGAGAGGCAAACCAAATGATGGGCTCTCACTCAAAATACCTTCCCATCGCTCTACCTCTTACTTGGATCCTGATTCTGCCACTGCCCTGCTACAAGATGAGGGCTACACATTTGGGCAGACTATTGGCGAAGGCTCGTATTGCAAGGTCAAA gTAGTATATAGATTAACCAAAGGCAACCAGATTCGGAAAATTGCTTGCAAGATTATCAACAAGTACAAAGCCTCCAGTGACTTTGTTGCCAAGTTTTTACCACGGGAACTGTTTCTAGTACGTGGATTAAGGCATCCAAATATAGTTGCAGTATTGGATGTACTAAATACTCCACAGCACGTTTACTTATTCATGGATCTCTGTGAAAAAGGTGATCTACTAGAACACATTCGTGCAAAAGGTGCTCTGGCTGAATCTCGATCTAGACATTTTTTTAGACAGATTGTATCCGCTGTTCAACATTTGCATTCATTGGACATTGCCCACAGAGATTTAAAATGCGAAAATATATTACTAGCAACAGAAGATCAAGTCAAAATTGCTg ATTTTGGGTTTGCAAGATGGTGTCACAATGACAAAGGTCATAGAATACTGTCAGAGACATTTTGTGGCAGTGCAGCTTATGCAGCACCAGAGATTCTTCAGGGGACAATGTATAATCCAAAGATGTATGATTCTTGGTCACTGGGCTGTATTTTGTTTATTATGTTGACGGCATCAATGCCATTTGATGACGCCAGTATTCCTAAGATGATGAAAGCTCAAACAAATAGACAAATCAACTTTCCTGACAAAATAGATATTGGGTCAGCTGTCTGTCAGTTAATATT acATCTTTTGGAACCAGATGTGACACGTCGAGCAACCGTGAGACAAATTACGAGATCCCATTGGTTACGACATCCACCCAACAAAGTATTATGCGACTCTGTGGACAGAGCCATTGATTCGTTGTTGAAGTAA